GGCACGCTCGGCTTCGAGTCCCGGCTGGAGGTGCGCAAGCTGAACCGCATCATCAGCGAGCTGGAGTCCCTCCACGCGGGCATCGACGAACGCATCCAGAAGGTCGGAGACAAGGAGGGCTCGGCGCTGGCCCGTGAGAAGGAGTCCGTCCAGCGGGACATCGCGGAGCTGGAGCTCCAGCTCGAACACTACGAGCGACTCGTCGACTCCCTGGAGGCCGGGCGTGGCTATGTGGCCGCGGAGTACGATGCTGCGACCAAGACCACGCTCTCCACGGTGAAGGGGGATCTGGCGACCCTCCGGACCGCGCTCGAGAAGGATGGGAAGCTGTCGATCGTCACGAAGATCATCGACCAGGCGGCGCTCCTCCAGCAGCAGGGACGGATGACGGGGGTCGAGGCCTGGGTCCAAAATGCCGTGGAACGCGACAAGACGCCCCGGTTGCTGGAGCAGCGCCTGAGCGAACTCTCCGGGGCCGTGAAACAGGCGTTGTTGTCGCCCGCGGATCTCGTGGCCCTGGTTTCGCCGCCCTCGGGGAGCACGGCACCGTTCACGACCTCCGTGACGGCTGGCGGCGGGAGGGCCCGCAGGCAGATAGGGGAGCGCGAGAAGGCCGCGCGCCAGTGGTTCTCGGAAGACCAGGTTGCCGCGTTCGACCTCTGGGCGGATCTTCAGGTGAGCCGCGGCATCAACCTTGAGAAGGCCCTGGACACCAGTGGAGGGAAGGGATTGAAGGAACCCGCCGTGAGGGGCCAGGTCGATTCCATGGCGGACTCGATGACCATGACGGAGCAGGCCCACCGGCATGTCGCGAACCTGGTGGGAGATCCTCTCCGTCCCGACCTGCCTTATGTACGCACTGAAAAGGACGTCCGAATCATTTCGGGGACCAAGCAGGCCGAGATGCGCGACTTCGAGATCGAGCAAGCCTCCGAACTCCATCAGCGCTCCAAGGAGGCGGTCGTCCTCTTCGCCAGCGACGCCGCGGGGAATTCATTTCCGGGCATCGACGGCACCATCGGCTCCCCGCCACGCGCCATACAGCTCAAGTATCTCCCAACGTCCGCCGATGCCTCCGCCGCGCGCAGCACGGCCATGGGCGCCCTGGAAAGGGCGCGCAATGCCGGATTCAACGATGTGGAGGTCTACATCAAGTCGGATGGCAAGGAGATGAAGGACGTTCAGGCCGGCTGGGGTGGCCCCTTGAGCGCGGACGGCGGGCCCCGGACGGTGGGAGACGTCTTCGAGAATCAGATCATCAAGCTCATCGAAATCCAATGTTCCAATGGGGTACTGCGGGTCGAGCTCGTGAACGGAACGTACGTCTTCAAGACGACGCACGTCTTCTAGGAGAAGTGATGGCTGGACTCTTCATCAAAGCGTTTGCGCCGGGCGTGGGGACCGCCGAGGCCGCGGACCGGCTCGCGGAGGCCCTGGCGAAGACTGGCAGGGCCATCCACTCGCGGCAGTGGCGCCACGGGGCCGGGCCTTCCTCCGGGGCCGGCCCCTGGCGGTTCTCCTGGCGGGTGATCCGCGCCACCGCGAGAGGCGGCACGGCGTTGACCCTCCAGGACGGACCCGCCGAGAGCTGGGACCTCGACTTCTTCCGGGCGCTGTCCTCGGTGGTGGATGGCGTGGTGGTGGGCATGGACCTGTATGACCTCCTGTCTCGCCAGGGACTCGCCAGCTTCTTCGCCGGACGCACGATGGAGGTGTCCCTCGAGGATGCCGGCCTCCCGCGCATCGCGCTGGGCGCTCCTCCGCCCCACCTGCTCCTCGGTGGCGCCTCCCTGGAAAGCGTGTACGAGGAGCGCTTCGGCAACTTCTGCAACTCCGTGGGCTCCCTCTTGTACGTGGGAGAAGTCCTCGAAGAGGGACACTGGGAGGTGGCGCCTCCCGCCACGGACTATGTGCGGGAGACCCTGCCAACCGAGAGCCTCCTGGTGTTGGCGAATGTCGAGGCGTCGGACTGGAGCGCCGTGGCCGGACGGCTCGCCCCGGGTGGACGGTGGCGCGCGGGACTGACACCGAGCCTGAAGACTTCCTTCGTCGAACTGCGTCACCCAGGCGTCTTCGACGAAGCACGCGTCATCGCCATCTCCAAGGCACTCGCATGTCCCGTCTCGGCCATCGAGTTGGTGTCGGGCGGTTCGCCCTTCCAGTGGGTCGAGGCGAACCAAGGGGACCTGGAGTCGTCGGGCGTGGGCACGACCGGCATGGATTTCTTCAACACGCTCGGCCGCGCCGTCTTCTTCCTGGGGGAGGGGCCCGGGCTGGTGTTCGGTCGTGGCGCCGGCGGGTGGCACGAAATCCCCAGATGAATCCGGCTTGATTCAAACCATGGGCCAGATCGAAAGACAGACCCGATGGGGCTTGGAAAAATCACCGCGATAAAACCAAGGCATAAAGGCTGGCGCGTATAGTTGATGGATTGGCGGGGGAAGTGATAAATAGATGTCAGACCCCCTGGTTATAAGCCTCGTCAACGCAGGGACATGGAACCGGCGCCAGTCGCGCCGCCGTGTTCATTCGTGGGACAGAATTGTCTTGCTGATGGCCAGTGGCTGTGTGGCTTGGATTGCGTCATGACCTGATGGGTCGGGCGCCTGATATTCATTTCAAGGAGAGGTGGCATGGCGACCTATCTGCATCCAGGTGTCTACCTGGAGGAGATTCCGAGCGGTGCAAAGCCTATCGAAGGAGTCGCCACGTCGCTGGCTGCCTTCGTGGGCGCGGCGACGCGGGGGCCTCTGGGCACTCCGGTGCTGGTGCACAGTCTGGAGGAGTACGAGCGCACCTTCGGGGCCATCAGCAGTGAGCAGGATGTGATGGGTTTCGCGGTGCTGGCCTACTACCAGAACGGCGGCAAGGACGCGTATATCGCCCGCGTGGCGGACCCCACGGGGGCCGTGGCGGCCACCGCGACGCTGAACAACGCGGATGTGTCGCCGGACCCGGTGCTCAAGTTGAGCGCCACCAGCCCCGGAGACTGGGGCAACGGCCTCCACCATCGCGTGGTGCGCTCGGCCTCCACGGCGGCGCCGACCTTCACGCTCGAAGTGGGCCACATGGAGCTGGTGGACGGGCTGCAACGCTTCAAGGCGGACCTGTCCTTCCCGAACCTGTCCATGAACGAGCGCTCACCGAGCTACGCGCTGTCGGTGGTCAACGGCGACTCCTCGCCGGTGCGGCTCGAGTTCGCCAACGCCTCCGTGAAGGACCTGGCCGACTCCGGCAAGCTGACGGGCGCGGCCCTCCACGCGACGGCGGTTCCCGCCAACTACTTCACCACCTTCGGCCTCCCGGAGGAGCTGTCGTTCAGCATCAACCTGGACGCGCTGGGCACGCGCAACTTCACTGTCCTGAAGACGCCCCTGGCGCTCGGGGGGACGGACGCGGACGCGGACGCGGCGAAGGTGGCCGCCGCCATCCAGCTGGCGGTGCGGGGCATCTCCGGCACGGACGCGCCCTTCAAGGACTTCACCTGCACCTACGAAACGGCCACGCGCCAGTTCGTGCTCTCGTCGCCGAAGTCGTCGTACGCCTCCGTGGAGGTCTACGACACGGGCTCGGGCCCCACGCTCGCCAAGGTGATGAGGCTGGACCCGGCCTCCAACCCCACCGCGGCACACGGCGCCGTGATGCTGACGCCCGCGTCGGTGGAGGCCAGCTCGACGGCGAAGCTCGCGGGCGGGGCGGCCAACGCGCCCCGCCCGGAGGACTTCCAGGCCGTCTTCGGTGGCGCGCTGAGGAAGATCCGCGACATCACCACGGTGGTGCTGCCGGGCAACGCGCTGCCGAGCACCGGCGCGGGCAACGGCGCCGTCGCCGCGGCGCTCGCGCACTGCGAGGAGATGCGCAACCGGGTGCTCATCGTCGACCCGGAGCCTGGCTTCGAGCTGACGTCGGCCTCGCGCGTGGACCAGCTCAAGCTGCCGACGTCCACCTATGCCGTCGCCTACTACCCCTGGGTGAAGGTGGCCAACCCCTTCTACAAGGCGGAGGCGCCGGGCACGAAGAGCCCCACTGTGAAGGTGGCGCCGTCGGCGTTCGCGGCGGGCATGTGGTCGCGCGTCGACGCGCGCCGGGGCGTGTGGAAGGCGCCCGCGGGCGTGGAGACGGGGCTGACGGGCGTGGCGGGCCTGGAGTTCGGTGTGGATGACGGCGTGCAGGACCAGCTCAACCCGCTGGGCGTCAACGCGCTGCGCGCGCTGCCGAACTTCGGCTCGGTCATCTGGGGGGCGCGCACGCTGGCCACCAAGGCGGACCCGGAGTGGCGCTACGTGTCCGTGCGCCGCACGGCCATCCTCATCGAGCAGAGCGTCTACAACGGCATCCAGTGGGCGGTGTTCGAGCCCAATGACCACCGGTTGCACGCGGCGCTGCGCACCAACATCGGCTCGTTCATGGACGGCCTGTTCCGGGCCGGTGCCTTCCAGGGAGAGAAGGCCTCCGACGCGTACTTCGTCCGCTGCGGTCTGGGCGACACCATGACCCAGGGGGACATCGACCGGGGGCAGGTCATCGTCGTCGTCGGGTTCGCGCCGCTCAAGGCCGCTGAGTTCGTCATCGTCCGCATCCAGCAGAAGCTCCAGCAGTAGGTCCACGACCGAGGTGATGAGACATGGCCGCACCAATGTTCACGGTGAACACGCACCGGCACGACCCGTACCGGACCTTCAAGTTCCAACTGCTCATCGACGGCCGTCCGGTGGCCGGGCTCAAGAAGATGGGCGCCCTGAAGAAGAAGACGGAGGCCATCAAGTGGCGCACGGCGGGAGACCCGTCGCACGAGCGCATCCTGCCGGGAGGCACCAGCTACGACCCCATCACCCTGGAGCAGGGGCTGACGCATGACCCCGTGTTCGAGGCCTGGGCCGCCCTGGTGAACAACGTCGAGGGTGACGCGGCGATGTCCTTGAAGAACTTCCGCAAGGACCTCGTGCTCAACGTCCTCAACCTGCAGGGGCAGGTGGCCATCTCCTACAAGATCCTCCGGGCCTGGGTGTCGGAGTACCAGGCGCTGCCGGACCTGGACTCGCAGGCGATGAACACGGTGGGCATCCAGACGCTCACGCTCCAGCACGAGGGCTGGCAGCGTGACACGAGCGTGGCCGAGCCCGCGGAGACCTGATGCTGCTGCCGGGTGGACTCCTCCGCGCCGGCGCGCTCCGGCGACAGTTCTCCTTCCGCGAACCGGACGGAGTCCTCGAGCTGGAGCTCGCGGAGCTGGCGCGGGGGCGCGGGTCGCTGCCGCGCAAGGTCTCGCGGGTGCTGGCGGCGGCGCTGGAGCACGTGGGCGGTGCTCCGGTGGACGGGGTGCTCGCGGGTGAGCTGTGTGTCGCGGATCGCCAGTTCCTGATGCGGGGACTGGAGCGGCTGCTCGGCCTGGAGCGGCCGTGGCACACGGTGGTGTGCGGCGCGTGCGGCGAGCGGTTCGACTTCGAGCTGCCGGTGTCGCGCCTGCCGGTGAAGCAGGCGGGGGAGGGCTTCCCCTTCGCGGAGGTGGAGACGGGGCAGGGGCGGGTCCGGGTCCGCGTGCCCGCGGGCGCGGACCAGGAGGCCGTCGTGGAGGAAGGGCGGATGGACGCGCACGCGCTGCTGGCGCGCTGCGCGGAGCCGTTGGACGCCTCCACGTGGGACGTGACGCGGCTGGATGCCGCGGACGTGCAGCGCATCGACGAGGCACTGGAGGCGGTGTCTCCAGCGGTGGTGACACGGGTCCGGGCGCCCTGCGCTGCATGCGGGGATGTGCGGGAGGTGGAGGTGGACCCGTATGGGTGCCTGTCCATGGACCCGGAGGCGTTGCTGGAGGAGGTCCACACGCTGGCGTCGACGTACCACTGGAGCGAGCGGGACATCCTCGCGCTCCCGAGGCACCGGCGGCGGCGGTACCTGCGTCTCGTGGAACGGGGCGCGGGTGTGACGACGTGAAACGACTTTGGAGTCCGCGATGGGGTTTCTGGCTGACATCCTTGCCGATGCGCTCCCGCACCGGGTGCCCGAGGCACCGCTGGATGAGCGGGAGGACACACCTGTGTCCGAGGTCGTCGGGGAAGCACCACCGGCGTGGGGCGGAGAGCCCGCCCCCCGGTCCGCGGACCATGACTGGGAGGCCAGGCCTGACTCCGGAAACGGAAGTCGAGGTCTGGGAAAGGTGGCTAGCGCAGTGGTCCCTCAGGGGCAGGGCGGCATCCTGGCAGGTGCCGTCCGAGTTCCAGTGGAGGCTGCTGGGGAACCGGACCGGGAGACCGGTGACGACCCCGACAGCCTTGATTCTCTACCCGACCCGGTCCTGGTGAAGTCACGTGGGGCGGGGGGGGTCGAGGTGCCTGAAGGCGTGCCCGGACTGACGTCGCTTCCTCGTGGAGCGAAGTTGGAAGAAGGCAGGTCCCAGGACACCGAGCGCCCCTCCGTTCCGCCTCTGGTTTCGACAGGCCTGCTCAGGAGAAAGCCACAGGGGTCCGCCACCCCTCCCGCCTTTATGCCGTCCGTGCCTCCGCGTGTTCCGGAGGCTCGAGGTCCATTGATGCTCGCGTCCCAGGAGGCCGCGCCTGGCCGGTCCTCGGGGCCGGCGGCACCGGGGGGCTTCGTTCAAGAAGCCCCAGCGCCGAAGGGGCGGGCCGCTCCCGGGTCCGCTTCGTCCGAGTCCGCCGCTTCCGAGTCCGCCGCGTCCGAGACTCCGTCTCGTGCCCAGCGCCCGGTGCCGGGCGCGCCCGCCGCCGAGCAGGAGGCGCGGGCGATTCCTCGGGACGTCGCGCGCCAGGCTCCGCCGCCAGGGGAGGCCGCGCGAGGGGCCGCTCCGGCGTTGCCGCCAGGGGAGGCCGCGCGAGGGGCCGCTCCGGCGTTGCCGCCGCGGCGCGAGCTCCAGGAGCCCCGTGTGCACATCGGCGAGGTGCACGTGGTCATCACCGCGCCGGCGCCCGCGCCCGCGTCTTCCTCCGCGATTCCGGGCCAGGGCTCGGACTTGCTCAACCATTACTACCTCCGGAACGCCTGAGATGGCCCTGCCTGAATCCTCGGTCTCCGTGGCCTGCCGCTCGCTGGCGGACTTCGTTCGCGAGAGCTTCCGCCTGCAGGGGCAGACGGTCCGCGTGCCCATTGGCACGCCCGCCGCCGCCGCGCCCGCCACGGGGGACACGGACCACCGGGTCAACCTGTTCTTCCACCGCTTCGAGCCACCGCCCATGGGCGCGGACGTGTTGCCCGGTCAGCCCTGGTTCCTGCGCGTGCACTGCCTGGTGACGGCGTTCGCCGCCGCCGAGGACACGGTGAGCGCGGGGGAGAACGACCTGCGCCTGCTGGGCGAGGTCATCCGCTTCTTCCACGAGAAGCCCGTCATGGACGCGCTGGACGCCTCCGGCGAGGGGGTCCGCCTGCAGCTCATCTTCCAGCCGCTGAGCCTGGATGACATCAACCGCCTCTGGTCCACGCAGAAGGACGTCGTCTACCGGCCGTCCGTGGCCTACGAGGTGGCGCTCGTGCCGGTGGTGCCGCGCACGCGCACGCGCGAGGCGCCTCGCGTGGTGTCCGTGGGGGCACACGTGCAGTCTGGGACACAGCGCGGGCCGGTGCCGGCGGTGCCAGCCTGGACGCCGCCCCTGGCGCGGCTGAGGGTGGATCCCCGGTTGGAGGACTGGGCGCCGCAGGTCGGCTTCGTGCGCGCGGGGACCTGCACGCAGAGCCTCGTGTTCGAGGTGGGCAGCCCGGAGCTGGCGGGCTTCACGCCAGAGGTCGTGGTGGCCGGAGCGGCCGGGGCGAGCGTGCACTTCCGGTGGGACGTCTGGGACCAGGCCCTGGGGTGGCGCACGGTGGACACGGCGGTCGACATGACGCCGGCCGTGCTGGAGGTGGACCCGGAGCAGCCGCCCGCCGCGTCGCGTGTGCCGGTGCCGCTGCCCTTCTCGGACCATGCGGGACAGGCCGTGCTCTATGCCGTGCGCCGCTACCGGCGCGCCGCGGACGGACCGGAGGGCGTGGAGCTGGAGGCGCGGGGCAACCCCGTCTTCGTCACCTTGCATGGAGGTGGCGCATGAGCACGGACCCACTGCGGGCGGAGGTGGAGCGGGTGGAGTTGCTGGGGCAGTGCCTGTCGCGGCTGCGGCAGGGGGCGTCGTTGGAGGACGCGGTGCTGGAGCGGCTGCGCGAGGCCCAGGCGCGGGTGCGGGGGGCCCGGGAGGATGGCTCGGCGTGGCGCCGGCTCCGCGCGAGCCAGCTCGCTCCCGTCGAGTACGACGTGCTGGCCTGCGCGGTGGCGCCCGAGATGGAGCCTCGCGTCGGCTGGCTCTTCCAGCAGCTCCAGCCCGGCGCGGCGCAGCCGGTGTATCCCACGGCGGCGCTCATCCAGGAGCTGCTCGCATTGCAGCCCGCGGACGGCGCGAGGTTGTCGTCGGTGTTGTCCGAGGACGCGCCCCTGCGGCGCCTGGGGTTGCTGGAGCGCGACGAGGGAGGCCCCTACTCGCCCATCCGGCCGAGCCGGGGGCTCACGCCGCGCCTGCTCGGAGCCCCGGAGCCGCCCCTGTCGCTCCCGGGCGCGTTGCGGGTGCCGGGCACGGCGCGCTGGGAGGAGCTGGTGCTTCCGGAGGCGAAGCTGGCGCTCCTGCGGGAGTTCCTGTTGTGGCTCCAGCATCGCGAGACGGTGGTGGAGCAATGGGGAGGCCGCGCGATGGGCGGCCCCGTGGCGCTGTTCTCCGGCCCGTCCGGGACGGGGAAGACGTTCGCCGCCTCGGTGCTCGCCACGACGATGGGCTGGGAGCTGCACCGCGTGGACCTGGGCGCGCTCGTCAGCAAGTACATCGGCGAGACGGAGAAGAACGTCAGCAAGCTCTTCGACTCGGCCCACGGGCGCGACGTCATCCTCCTCTTCGACGAGGCGGACAGCCTCTTCGGCCGCCGTGGCGAGGTGCGCGAGGCCCGCGACCGGTACGCCAACCAGGAGGTGAGCCACCTGCTGGCGCGAATCGAGCAACACACGGGGCCGTGCATCCTCACCACCAACCTCAAGGGCAACCTGGACCCGGCGTTCGCCCGCCGCTTCCAGGTGGTGGTGGAGTTCCCCCGGCCGGACGCCCGCGCGCAGGCGAGGTTGTGGCGGGGGCTCTTGCCGCCGCGCGCGCCGCTGTCGCCGGAGGTGGACCCGGAGGTGCTGGGCTCGGCGGTGAGCCTGTCCGGTGGCGGCATCCGCAACGCCGCGCTGCACGCGGCCTATCTCGCCGCGGGCGCGGGGACCCCCATTGGCATGCGGGAGATCGCGCTCGCGGTGTGGCGAGAGCTGGGCAAGGAGGGGCGCGACGTGTCCGCCTCGGAGCTGGGGCCCTTGCGCAAGCACCTGCCAAAGGAGCTCGGGCCATGCTGACCATCGACGCGTTGCACCTGCGGCTGCCAGCGGGCTTCGAGCGCCGCGCGGACACGCTCGTCCGGCTCGTCGCGCGCGAGCTGTCCCGCGTGCACGTGGTGGATGAAGGGACGCACCACGTGCCTTCCGCGCACCTGTCGCTGCACGTGGACCTGTCGCTGCCGGATGGGGAGGTGGCCTCGCGCATCGCCCACGCGCTCGTCACCCATGTCAGGGGCGCGGTGGAGACTGGCCGGGTCGAAGAGGAAGGAGGCCGCGGATGGTGAGGGTGAGCAGGGGCGCGCTGGTGGAGTACGGCCTGTCCGTGCCTCCCCTGGCGCTGGTGTTCGACTTCAATCCGCGCACGCTCTCGCGCACGCGCACGCTCACCTTGCGCACGCCGGGGACGCCAGGGCTGCGCGGGGCCTACGACTTCGCGCTGCCCACGGAGACGCCCCGCGTGGCACAGGGCGTGTCGGTCGAGCCGGAGTCGTTCACGCTGGAGATCCTCCTGGACGCCACCGACCGCATGCACGAAGGCGACGCGGTGGCGGCCACGCTGGGCATCCAGCCGGAGCTGGACACGCTGCGCACGCTGGTCGAGCCGAAGTCGCAGGGGCCGGGAGGGCTCCAGCTGCTGGCCAGC
This DNA window, taken from Corallococcus coralloides DSM 2259, encodes the following:
- a CDS encoding phage tail sheath family protein codes for the protein MATYLHPGVYLEEIPSGAKPIEGVATSLAAFVGAATRGPLGTPVLVHSLEEYERTFGAISSEQDVMGFAVLAYYQNGGKDAYIARVADPTGAVAATATLNNADVSPDPVLKLSATSPGDWGNGLHHRVVRSASTAAPTFTLEVGHMELVDGLQRFKADLSFPNLSMNERSPSYALSVVNGDSSPVRLEFANASVKDLADSGKLTGAALHATAVPANYFTTFGLPEELSFSINLDALGTRNFTVLKTPLALGGTDADADAAKVAAAIQLAVRGISGTDAPFKDFTCTYETATRQFVLSSPKSSYASVEVYDTGSGPTLAKVMRLDPASNPTAAHGAVMLTPASVEASSTAKLAGGAANAPRPEDFQAVFGGALRKIRDITTVVLPGNALPSTGAGNGAVAAALAHCEEMRNRVLIVDPEPGFELTSASRVDQLKLPTSTYAVAYYPWVKVANPFYKAEAPGTKSPTVKVAPSAFAAGMWSRVDARRGVWKAPAGVETGLTGVAGLEFGVDDGVQDQLNPLGVNALRALPNFGSVIWGARTLATKADPEWRYVSVRRTAILIEQSVYNGIQWAVFEPNDHRLHAALRTNIGSFMDGLFRAGAFQGEKASDAYFVRCGLGDTMTQGDIDRGQVIVVVGFAPLKAAEFVIVRIQQKLQQ
- a CDS encoding phage tail protein, with product MAAPMFTVNTHRHDPYRTFKFQLLIDGRPVAGLKKMGALKKKTEAIKWRTAGDPSHERILPGGTSYDPITLEQGLTHDPVFEAWAALVNNVEGDAAMSLKNFRKDLVLNVLNLQGQVAISYKILRAWVSEYQALPDLDSQAMNTVGIQTLTLQHEGWQRDTSVAEPAET
- a CDS encoding DUF4255 domain-containing protein; translation: MALPESSVSVACRSLADFVRESFRLQGQTVRVPIGTPAAAAPATGDTDHRVNLFFHRFEPPPMGADVLPGQPWFLRVHCLVTAFAAAEDTVSAGENDLRLLGEVIRFFHEKPVMDALDASGEGVRLQLIFQPLSLDDINRLWSTQKDVVYRPSVAYEVALVPVVPRTRTREAPRVVSVGAHVQSGTQRGPVPAVPAWTPPLARLRVDPRLEDWAPQVGFVRAGTCTQSLVFEVGSPELAGFTPEVVVAGAAGASVHFRWDVWDQALGWRTVDTAVDMTPAVLEVDPEQPPAASRVPVPLPFSDHAGQAVLYAVRRYRRAADGPEGVELEARGNPVFVTLHGGGA
- a CDS encoding ATP-binding protein yields the protein MSTDPLRAEVERVELLGQCLSRLRQGASLEDAVLERLREAQARVRGAREDGSAWRRLRASQLAPVEYDVLACAVAPEMEPRVGWLFQQLQPGAAQPVYPTAALIQELLALQPADGARLSSVLSEDAPLRRLGLLERDEGGPYSPIRPSRGLTPRLLGAPEPPLSLPGALRVPGTARWEELVLPEAKLALLREFLLWLQHRETVVEQWGGRAMGGPVALFSGPSGTGKTFAASVLATTMGWELHRVDLGALVSKYIGETEKNVSKLFDSAHGRDVILLFDEADSLFGRRGEVREARDRYANQEVSHLLARIEQHTGPCILTTNLKGNLDPAFARRFQVVVEFPRPDARAQARLWRGLLPPRAPLSPEVDPEVLGSAVSLSGGGIRNAALHAAYLAAGAGTPIGMREIALAVWRELGKEGRDVSASELGPLRKHLPKELGPC